Proteins encoded in a region of the Deefgea piscis genome:
- a CDS encoding LysE/ArgO family amino acid transporter, with the protein MKRCSMVFDLVVFTKALGLCAALIMAIGAQNAYVLKMGIQKQHLLLTLAVCITLDGLLITAGVLGMGVLVQSSPILMSIARWGGAAFLLCYGLRSWAAMLRRNTLQVEVQPEAVSALRALLTIMAISLLNPHVYLDTVVLLGSIGGSYPLPMQPSFILGAATASLLWFSVLGFAAQALSRYLSRPIAWQWIDGITGGTMLFLAGSLVMS; encoded by the coding sequence TTGAAGAGGTGTTCTATGGTGTTTGATCTGGTGGTATTTACTAAGGCCTTGGGTTTATGTGCCGCGCTGATTATGGCGATTGGAGCACAAAATGCCTATGTACTGAAAATGGGAATTCAAAAACAGCATTTATTGCTGACCTTGGCGGTGTGTATCACCCTGGATGGCTTACTCATTACTGCGGGCGTGCTGGGGATGGGTGTTTTGGTGCAATCATCGCCCATCTTGATGTCGATTGCTCGCTGGGGCGGCGCCGCTTTTTTGTTGTGCTATGGCTTGCGCAGTTGGGCGGCGATGTTACGCCGCAATACTTTACAGGTTGAGGTCCAGCCCGAGGCCGTGAGCGCTCTGCGTGCTTTATTGACGATTATGGCGATTTCTCTACTTAATCCACACGTGTATCTTGATACCGTTGTGCTATTGGGTTCAATTGGCGGTAGTTATCCGCTGCCAATGCAGCCGAGTTTTATTTTAGGTGCTGCTACTGCGTCGCTGTTGTGGTTTTCGGTATTGGGTTTTGCGGCACAAGCATTGTCCAGATATTTGTCGCGCCCTATTGCTTGGCAATGGATTGATGGCATTACCGGCGGCACGATGTTGTTTTTAGCTGGCAGCTTAGTTATGAGTTAA
- a CDS encoding LysR family transcriptional regulator ArgP — protein sequence MLDTHKGEALLAVIDSGSFEQAAKSLHLTPSAVSQRVSALESQLGTPLLIRTRPCRATRAGQRLLQYLRRSQFLEHEFLAELEHEQQHFLPVPMVVNHDTLATWLLPALSQFLQDEQLLLDISLDDQDHTYTQLESGHALVGISSESEALRGCRAQALGIMRYRLLAHPDFASRYFPQGLQREAARRAPLMVFNRKDALQSNFLLRTLGLPSTHLNCHFVPSSEAFLQAIELGLGYGMVPEIQYQPATGQRQLIDLAPSQPTDIMLYWHCWQVQSPKLERLSQAVIQAAKQALLPLATEG from the coding sequence ATGCTCGATACCCATAAAGGCGAGGCGCTATTGGCAGTGATCGATAGCGGTAGCTTTGAACAAGCCGCCAAATCGCTACACCTCACACCATCAGCTGTTTCCCAGCGAGTCAGCGCGCTAGAAAGCCAGCTTGGCACACCACTCTTAATTCGCACCCGCCCTTGCCGCGCAACACGCGCCGGTCAGCGTTTGCTGCAATACCTACGGCGCAGCCAGTTTTTAGAGCATGAGTTTTTAGCTGAACTTGAGCATGAACAGCAGCATTTTTTGCCGGTACCGATGGTGGTCAACCACGATACCCTCGCCACTTGGTTATTACCCGCTTTGAGCCAGTTTTTGCAAGATGAGCAACTATTACTCGATATTAGCTTGGACGACCAAGACCATACTTATACCCAGCTAGAGAGTGGACATGCCTTAGTGGGGATTTCTAGCGAATCGGAAGCATTACGAGGCTGCCGTGCTCAAGCTCTCGGCATTATGCGTTATCGCTTATTGGCGCACCCTGACTTTGCCAGCCGGTATTTTCCACAAGGCTTGCAACGTGAAGCCGCGCGCCGCGCGCCATTGATGGTTTTTAATCGTAAAGATGCGCTGCAAAGTAACTTCTTATTGCGAACGCTCGGACTACCTAGCACCCATCTTAATTGTCATTTCGTGCCATCGAGCGAAGCATTTTTACAAGCCATTGAATTGGGTTTGGGCTATGGCATGGTGCCCGAAATACAATACCAGCCAGCTACGGGCCAGCGTCAGCTGATTGATCTGGCGCCAAGCCAGCCTACCGATATCATGCTGTATTGGCATTGCTGGCAAGTGCAATCCCCCAAACTAGAGCGGCTCAGTCAAGCAGTGATCCAAGCAGCCAAGCAAGCGCTATTACCATTAGCAACCGAGGGTTAA
- the rplS gene encoding 50S ribosomal protein L19, translating into MNLLQQLEQEEIARLNKVIPDFAPGDTVIVSVKVKEGTRERLQAYEGIVIAKRNRGLNSAFIVRKISSGMGVERTFQTYSPLVASVEVKRRGDVRRAKLYYLRDRSGKSARIKEKLPARKVVAAKA; encoded by the coding sequence ATGAATTTGTTACAACAACTTGAGCAAGAAGAAATTGCTCGTTTGAACAAAGTAATCCCTGATTTTGCACCTGGCGATACCGTTATCGTTAGCGTAAAAGTGAAAGAGGGTACTCGTGAACGTCTACAGGCTTACGAAGGCATTGTTATTGCTAAACGTAACCGTGGTCTGAACAGCGCCTTTATCGTGCGTAAGATTTCTTCTGGTATGGGCGTTGAACGTACATTCCAAACTTACTCTCCACTCGTAGCTTCAGTTGAAGTTAAGCGCCGTGGTGATGTTCGTCGCGCTAAATTGTATTACCTCCGTGATCGTTCAGGTAAATCTGCACGTATTAAGGAAAAATTGCCAGCACGTAAAGTGGTTGCTGCTAAGGCTTAA
- the trmD gene encoding tRNA (guanosine(37)-N1)-methyltransferase TrmD — protein MQFDVVTLFPEMFDAISAHGVTRRAVELNLIGLTTWNPRDYTTDNYHRVDDRPFGGGPGMVMFAAPLDEALTAAKQRQRELGVVPHTVYLSPQGAPLTHKKAEALAQMPGLVLLCGRYEGVDERVIQSQVDEEISVGDYVLSGGELPAMILIDAVSRLIPGVLNTAASAVEDSFVDGLLDCPHYTRPENYRDMIVPDVLMSGNHAAIRRWRLKQSLGRTWLRRPDLLQGRQLTKEEARLLAEFKTEYSASSMD, from the coding sequence ATGCAATTTGATGTTGTTACTTTATTTCCGGAAATGTTTGATGCCATCAGTGCGCATGGGGTAACTCGGCGCGCGGTAGAATTAAATTTAATCGGATTAACAACATGGAATCCGCGTGACTACACGACGGATAATTACCATCGCGTTGATGATCGCCCCTTCGGCGGTGGTCCTGGCATGGTGATGTTTGCTGCACCTTTGGATGAAGCGTTGACTGCTGCAAAGCAACGTCAGCGTGAATTAGGTGTCGTGCCGCATACGGTTTATTTGTCACCGCAAGGTGCACCGCTAACGCATAAAAAGGCCGAAGCTTTGGCGCAAATGCCGGGTTTAGTTTTGTTATGTGGGCGTTATGAAGGCGTTGATGAGCGAGTGATTCAATCGCAAGTCGACGAAGAAATTTCGGTTGGTGATTATGTATTATCGGGTGGTGAATTGCCCGCGATGATCTTAATCGACGCCGTATCACGCCTGATACCGGGGGTATTAAATACCGCGGCCAGTGCGGTGGAAGATTCATTTGTGGATGGGTTGCTGGATTGTCCGCATTACACCCGTCCCGAAAATTATCGCGATATGATCGTTCCTGATGTCTTGATGTCAGGCAATCATGCCGCAATAAGGCGCTGGCGCCTAAAGCAGTCTTTGGGGCGTACTTGGTTACGCCGCCCAGATTTGTTGCAAGGTCGTCAGTTAACTAAAGAGGAAGCTCGTCTTCTGGCTGAATTCAAAACTGAATATTCAGCAAGCTCAATGGATTAA
- the rimM gene encoding ribosome maturation factor RimM (Essential for efficient processing of 16S rRNA), with protein MSNNLKASHSATEIPNDLVSMGYVNGAFGIQGWISLVADTEHADSLLDYKVWWLGRNGVFRAYKVVDSHVQPKKLGAKLEGVNDRDAAFALKGCEISIPRSSMPAAGEGEYYWADLIGLAVFNEQGERLGVIEKLFETGANDVIVVKDETTERLVPFVGHVVLDVNLETRVMRVDWGLDY; from the coding sequence GTGTCAAACAATCTTAAGGCCTCGCACTCTGCTACTGAGATACCCAATGATTTGGTATCGATGGGCTATGTGAACGGGGCTTTTGGCATTCAAGGCTGGATTAGCCTCGTCGCGGATACCGAACATGCTGATAGTTTGCTGGACTACAAAGTCTGGTGGCTAGGGCGAAACGGTGTTTTCCGTGCTTATAAAGTCGTTGATTCGCATGTGCAACCTAAGAAATTAGGCGCCAAGCTTGAAGGCGTAAATGACCGTGATGCGGCATTTGCACTCAAAGGCTGCGAAATTTCGATTCCGCGTAGCAGCATGCCTGCCGCCGGAGAAGGTGAATACTATTGGGCTGATTTAATTGGCTTGGCAGTATTCAATGAGCAAGGCGAGCGCTTGGGCGTCATTGAGAAGCTGTTTGAAACTGGCGCAAACGATGTCATCGTTGTAAAAGATGAAACAACAGAACGCCTTGTGCCTTTTGTTGGACACGTTGTGCTGGATGTCAATCTTGAGACGCGTGTGATGCGCGTGGACTGGGGTTTGGATTATTAA
- the rpsP gene encoding 30S ribosomal protein S16 has translation MVVIRLARGGAKDRPFYNIVVTDSRNRRDGRFIERVGFYNPQARGAEEAVRLTQDRLTYWLGVGAQPSDTVARLIKNAAK, from the coding sequence ATGGTCGTGATTCGTCTAGCTCGTGGTGGCGCAAAAGATCGCCCGTTCTACAACATCGTTGTGACTGATTCGCGCAACCGCCGCGATGGTCGTTTCATCGAGCGCGTAGGTTTCTACAATCCTCAAGCTCGCGGTGCTGAAGAAGCCGTTCGTTTGACTCAAGATCGTCTAACTTACTGGTTAGGTGTTGGCGCTCAGCCTTCAGATACTGTTGCTCGTTTGATCAAAAACGCAGCTAAGTAA
- the ffh gene encoding signal recognition particle protein, producing MFENLSGRLGGVVKTLRGNARLTEDNMKDALREVRMALLEADVALPAVKQFIADVKVRAEGQEVVGSLTPGQALIGVVYEELTKLMGAQNDALNLAAVPPAVILMAGLQGAGKTTTSGKLAKLLKETQKKKVLLVSTDVYRPAAIEQLKTLAGQLAVDWFPSDVSQKPVDIALAAIDHAKRHFYDVLIVDTAGRLAIDEAMMAEIKALHAAVNPVETLFVVDAMQGQDAVNVAQAFNQTLPLTGIVLTKMDGDSRGGAALSVRHVTGKPIKFLGTGEKLTGLEPFHPDRMASRVLGMGDVLSLIEDVKNSVDEAEALKMMKKVKSGKGFDLEDFKTQIQQMKKMGGMSALMDKLPGNMAAMADSQVNDKSVARIEGIINSMTPLERRKPELLKASRKRRIAAGSGVTVQEVNRLLKQFEQTQKMMKQFSGGGMMKMMRGLKGMMPGM from the coding sequence ATGTTTGAGAATCTGTCCGGCCGCTTGGGTGGTGTAGTTAAAACGCTGCGCGGTAACGCCCGCTTGACTGAAGACAATATGAAGGATGCGCTGCGCGAAGTTCGCATGGCGCTGCTCGAAGCCGACGTGGCGCTGCCGGCGGTGAAGCAATTTATCGCTGACGTCAAAGTTCGTGCAGAAGGCCAAGAGGTTGTTGGTAGCTTAACGCCAGGGCAGGCCTTGATTGGTGTTGTTTACGAAGAACTGACCAAATTAATGGGCGCACAAAATGATGCGCTTAATTTGGCTGCAGTACCTCCTGCCGTTATTTTGATGGCCGGTTTGCAAGGTGCCGGTAAAACGACGACATCGGGTAAGTTAGCCAAGTTACTCAAAGAAACACAGAAGAAGAAAGTCTTGTTGGTGTCGACTGACGTCTATCGACCTGCGGCGATTGAGCAGCTTAAAACGCTGGCTGGTCAATTAGCAGTAGATTGGTTCCCTTCTGATGTAAGTCAAAAGCCGGTAGATATCGCCTTGGCGGCGATTGATCATGCGAAACGTCATTTTTATGATGTATTAATCGTCGATACGGCGGGGCGTTTAGCGATTGACGAAGCGATGATGGCTGAAATCAAAGCCCTGCATGCGGCGGTGAATCCGGTTGAAACACTGTTTGTCGTTGACGCAATGCAAGGTCAAGATGCGGTGAATGTTGCGCAAGCTTTTAATCAAACCTTGCCATTGACCGGTATTGTTCTGACCAAAATGGACGGCGATTCGCGCGGTGGTGCTGCACTTTCAGTACGGCACGTGACAGGCAAGCCAATTAAATTCTTAGGTACCGGAGAGAAACTCACCGGCCTTGAGCCATTCCACCCAGATCGGATGGCCAGCCGCGTGCTCGGTATGGGGGATGTGCTCTCACTGATTGAAGACGTTAAAAATTCAGTCGATGAGGCCGAAGCACTCAAAATGATGAAAAAGGTCAAATCCGGTAAAGGATTTGATCTGGAAGACTTTAAAACCCAAATTCAGCAAATGAAAAAAATGGGTGGAATGTCGGCCTTGATGGATAAATTGCCAGGCAATATGGCGGCGATGGCCGATAGCCAAGTGAACGATAAATCAGTGGCACGAATTGAAGGGATTATTAATTCGATGACGCCGCTTGAGCGTCGTAAGCCTGAGCTATTAAAAGCCAGTCGTAAACGCCGAATTGCCGCCGGATCTGGCGTAACCGTACAGGAAGTGAATCGTTTGCTTAAGCAGTTCGAGCAAACACAAAAAATGATGAAGCAGTTCTCCGGCGGCGGCATGATGAAAATGATGCGTGGCTTAAAAGGGATGATGCCTGGTATGTAA
- a CDS encoding cytochrome C assembly family protein, with protein MLTLLTLLTFTIYLILGWHFCQIRLTGQAAARHFPETILLLTGLCIHGTVILLPFISNQQLHFGAAESLSLTAWLSLLIYIVGRQYWQLDGLEPPLFAFISCFILLSMLLPAGHLITYAQSTLSRSHFLLSMLAQGLIVNAAAIAILMRFSDRNLHGNNRKILVRTLPPLLTLEQLLFSCVTLGFILLSAALITGVYFSAQNSGLLLTLSHKTIFAFMSWGIFGALLVGRVLYGWRGRFAANWALAGFILLFLGYIGTRIVLEVFIQQG; from the coding sequence GTGCTCACCCTGCTTACCCTATTGACCTTTACTATTTACCTGATCCTCGGCTGGCATTTTTGCCAAATCCGGCTGACAGGGCAAGCGGCTGCACGCCATTTTCCTGAAACAATCTTATTGCTAACGGGACTTTGCATCCACGGCACGGTGATCTTGCTGCCATTTATTAGCAACCAGCAATTACATTTTGGCGCCGCCGAATCTTTATCGCTTACCGCTTGGCTGAGCCTGCTGATTTATATTGTCGGTCGGCAATATTGGCAACTCGATGGCCTAGAACCGCCGTTATTTGCATTTATCAGCTGCTTTATCCTGCTATCGATGCTACTTCCGGCTGGGCATTTGATTACTTATGCACAAAGTACACTATCTCGTAGCCATTTTTTACTGTCGATGCTGGCTCAAGGTTTGATCGTCAACGCAGCAGCCATCGCCATTCTAATGCGTTTTTCCGACCGCAATCTGCATGGCAACAATAGAAAAATACTAGTGCGCACCTTGCCGCCCTTACTGACGCTAGAACAATTACTATTTAGCTGCGTCACACTAGGATTTATTTTATTGAGCGCGGCCCTCATTACGGGTGTTTATTTTTCGGCACAAAATAGTGGTTTATTGCTGACACTCTCACATAAAACTATTTTTGCTTTTATGTCTTGGGGCATTTTTGGTGCGCTGTTAGTCGGCCGAGTATTATATGGCTGGCGTGGACGTTTCGCCGCCAACTGGGCCTTGGCTGGCTTTATCTTATTATTTCTTGGCTATATTGGCACACGTATAGTCTTGGAAGTCTTTATTCAACAGGGCTAA
- the pilB gene encoding type IV-A pilus assembly ATPase PilB yields the protein MTAPLISGLARLLVQHGRLIEADAEMLQTTAATNKTSFIEQLIQSKKMSARDIADFSSKTFGYPLLDLDRIDPSYIPQGVLDSKAMQAQRLVPLYKRGTKLFVGISDITNMAAVENVRFQTNAQVEPIIVEDPKLAVLLNKLLEASGANLKDMVIDEADLEMAGGDDAPVQDTAANLEIDDAPVVKYLQKILMDAINQGASDIHFEPYEKFFRVRYRVDGVLREVATPPLAIKEKISSRIKVISKLDISEKRVPQDGRMKLVLSKSRAIDFRVSTLPTMHGEKIVMRILDPSSATLGIDALGYDPDQKATILEAIHRPYGMVLVTGPTGSGKTVSLYTCLNLLNKPDINISTAEDPCEINLPGINQVNVNDKAGLTFSAALKAFLRQDPDIIMVGEIRDLETADIAIKAAQTGHMVFSTLHTNDAPTTLTRMLNMGIQPFNIASSVILITAQRLARRLCSCKQPVDIPTEALLNAGFDQSDLDGTWHSYGPNGCEICKDSGYKGRVGIYQVMPITDELNRIIMTNGNAIDIADQARREGVLSLREAGLRKVKQGLTSLEEIMAVTNE from the coding sequence ATGACTGCCCCCCTTATTTCTGGGCTCGCACGGCTTTTGGTGCAGCACGGCCGTTTAATCGAAGCTGATGCCGAAATGCTGCAGACAACCGCAGCCACAAATAAAACCTCGTTCATCGAGCAGTTAATTCAAAGCAAAAAAATGTCGGCGCGAGATATTGCCGATTTTTCATCAAAGACCTTCGGTTACCCCCTTCTCGATCTTGATCGGATTGATCCTAGCTACATTCCACAAGGCGTACTCGATAGCAAGGCCATGCAGGCGCAGCGTCTTGTTCCGCTCTACAAGCGGGGCACTAAATTATTTGTTGGTATCTCTGATATTACCAATATGGCGGCAGTGGAAAACGTACGTTTTCAAACCAATGCCCAAGTCGAACCCATCATTGTCGAAGACCCCAAGCTCGCGGTTTTACTTAATAAACTGCTAGAGGCCAGTGGTGCCAACCTCAAAGATATGGTGATTGATGAGGCCGATTTGGAAATGGCTGGCGGCGACGATGCGCCAGTTCAAGATACCGCGGCCAATCTTGAAATCGATGACGCGCCTGTTGTTAAGTACCTACAAAAAATCTTGATGGATGCCATTAACCAAGGCGCATCGGATATCCACTTTGAACCTTACGAAAAATTTTTCCGCGTTCGTTATCGTGTCGATGGCGTTTTGCGTGAAGTTGCGACGCCGCCACTGGCGATTAAAGAGAAAATTTCCTCCCGTATCAAAGTCATTTCCAAACTCGATATTTCAGAAAAACGCGTCCCACAAGATGGTCGGATGAAACTCGTTTTATCCAAAAGCCGCGCCATTGATTTCCGGGTTTCAACTTTGCCCACCATGCATGGCGAAAAAATCGTTATGCGGATTTTAGATCCATCGTCAGCGACGCTAGGCATTGATGCTCTTGGCTACGACCCAGATCAAAAAGCGACCATTCTCGAGGCCATTCATCGCCCCTATGGCATGGTCTTGGTAACCGGCCCAACTGGCTCAGGTAAAACCGTATCGCTGTATACCTGTTTAAATTTACTCAACAAGCCGGATATCAATATTTCTACAGCGGAAGATCCTTGCGAGATTAACTTGCCTGGCATTAACCAAGTTAACGTGAATGATAAAGCCGGTTTAACATTTTCTGCCGCACTGAAAGCCTTCTTGCGGCAAGATCCTGACATCATCATGGTCGGTGAGATTCGTGATTTAGAGACTGCGGATATTGCGATTAAAGCCGCCCAAACTGGGCATATGGTTTTTTCTACTCTGCATACCAATGATGCACCAACCACGTTAACGCGGATGTTAAATATGGGTATTCAACCCTTTAACATCGCCTCTTCGGTAATCTTGATTACCGCGCAACGTTTGGCGCGTCGACTGTGTAGCTGCAAGCAGCCAGTTGATATACCCACCGAGGCCCTACTTAATGCTGGTTTTGATCAAAGTGATCTTGATGGAACATGGCATAGTTACGGCCCTAATGGCTGTGAAATATGCAAAGACAGCGGCTATAAGGGCCGAGTTGGCATTTATCAAGTGATGCCCATTACTGACGAACTCAATCGCATTATTATGACCAACGGCAATGCCATTGATATTGCCGACCAAGCACGCCGTGAAGGGGTTCTCTCTTTACGTGAAGCGGGCTTAAGAAAAGTAAAACAAGGTCTCACTTCTTTAGAAGAAATTATGGCCGTTACCAACGAATAA
- a CDS encoding type II secretion system F family protein, translating into MAVQKKTIAVKEFNYHWKGKDRTGKAVSGEMRASGEAVVKTTLRRQGINIASVKKVRVPAGRKITELDIAMFTRQLATMLKSGVPLLTAFDIVAKGHGNPSVTKLLLDIKTDIETGSSLTQAFRKHPLQFDALYCNLVQAGEQAGILDALLARLATYKEKILGVKKKIKSAMFYPTAVIVAAFVITAVIMIFVIPAFKDLFSSFGADLPAPTLMVMAMSDFFVSYWFLIFGGIFGGFWLFMNAWRRSEAMQIFMDRLILKLPIFGEIVKNATIARWTRTLATMFAAGVPLVESLESVGGAAGNYIYKIATKKIQSEVSTGTSLTVAMQNANVFPNMVMQMTSIGEESGSLDAMLSKVADYYEEEVDNAVEALSSLMEPIIMVVLGTLIGGLVVAMYLPIFKMGAAVG; encoded by the coding sequence ATGGCAGTCCAAAAAAAAACAATAGCGGTCAAAGAATTTAATTATCACTGGAAAGGCAAAGATCGCACCGGCAAGGCAGTTAGCGGTGAAATGCGTGCCAGCGGCGAAGCCGTTGTCAAAACCACTTTACGTCGCCAAGGCATCAATATTGCTTCGGTTAAAAAAGTTCGTGTTCCTGCGGGCCGGAAAATCACTGAACTTGATATTGCGATGTTTACGCGGCAATTGGCGACCATGCTCAAATCTGGCGTTCCACTACTCACCGCGTTTGATATCGTCGCCAAAGGCCATGGAAACCCTTCAGTCACCAAGTTATTACTTGATATCAAAACAGATATCGAGACGGGCTCTTCACTCACACAAGCGTTTCGTAAGCATCCGCTGCAATTTGATGCACTGTATTGCAATTTAGTGCAAGCCGGTGAGCAGGCTGGTATTTTGGATGCATTACTCGCTCGACTTGCGACTTACAAAGAAAAAATCCTTGGCGTTAAGAAAAAAATCAAATCAGCGATGTTTTATCCTACCGCTGTGATTGTTGCAGCATTTGTGATTACCGCAGTCATTATGATTTTTGTTATTCCAGCATTTAAAGATTTATTCTCAAGTTTTGGTGCCGACTTACCAGCCCCGACATTGATGGTAATGGCAATGTCTGATTTTTTTGTTTCGTACTGGTTCCTCATCTTTGGCGGTATCTTTGGTGGCTTCTGGCTATTTATGAACGCTTGGCGCCGTTCAGAAGCGATGCAAATTTTTATGGATCGATTGATTCTTAAGCTGCCAATTTTTGGCGAAATCGTCAAAAATGCCACCATTGCCCGCTGGACTCGAACCCTAGCCACCATGTTTGCCGCTGGGGTACCACTGGTTGAATCTCTTGAATCCGTTGGCGGAGCAGCAGGCAACTATATCTACAAAATTGCAACGAAAAAAATTCAGTCTGAAGTGAGCACCGGCACTAGTTTGACGGTTGCAATGCAAAATGCGAATGTGTTTCCCAATATGGTGATGCAAATGACCTCGATTGGCGAAGAATCAGGCTCGCTCGATGCCATGCTCAGCAAAGTCGCAGATTATTACGAGGAAGAAGTCGACAATGCTGTTGAAGCATTATCCAGCTTAATGGAGCCGATCATTATGGTGGTGCTCGGTACTTTGATCGGTGGCTTAGTGGTGGCAATGTATCTGCCTATTTTCAAAATGGGTGCGGCTGTTGGTTAA